A segment of the Deinococcus detaillensis genome:
ATATTCCATTAGCGGTCGTGCTGTGTGGGGCCAACTGCCATGACAGTCAGAAGCTCAAAGACGTGCTGGAGGCCGTTGTCATCGTTGTTCCTCAACCTCAGGTTGAGGAACAACGTCATCTCCTTCTTGACCGTGGATACGACACGCCGACGTGTCGCACCCTCGCCTGCGATGCGGGCTTCGTCGTGCATATTCCGAAAAAAGCGTCAAAGGAAACACCGCTTCCTGTGCCAACAGATCCAGATCGTCATCCGCCAAGACGTTGGGTCGTGGAAGTTAGGCACGCTTGGTTCAATCGGTTCAGACGGCTCCAGACCCGCTGG
Coding sequences within it:
- a CDS encoding transposase gives rise to the protein IPLAVVLCGANCHDSQKLKDVLEAVVIVVPQPQVEEQRHLLLDRGYDTPTCRTLACDAGFVVHIPKKASKETPLPVPTDPDRHPPRRWVVEVRHAWFNRFRRLQTRWEKRQALYLGFVELAACLIIWRKLAPLVT